In Zingiber officinale cultivar Zhangliang chromosome 6A, Zo_v1.1, whole genome shotgun sequence, a single genomic region encodes these proteins:
- the LOC121996164 gene encoding pentatricopeptide repeat-containing protein At1g08070, chloroplastic-like: protein MFKGYNAAGLRRGALALFRRMRRRGVLHNRFTFPLVIKSCSGASVEGEQVHCLAIKSGVEACGFVVPALIEMYSSDGAIGSARKVFDAMPERNVVTWTAIISAYLSVSNVQSARELFDQTVERDVILWNTIVSGYARCGDMATAMELFALIPDPDIIAWNTILLGFANVGNLTACECLFGEMPERNVFSWNGLLGGYAHHAQYYKVLDVFNQMLCSSDVKANDATLVTVLSACARLGALEMGRWIHSYAKSIGLNANVYVGNGLIDMYAKCGCIDDAVEVYNAMPRRDLITWNSMIGGLAMHGRGVEALQLFNKMKSISERPDGITFVGVLSACVHMGLVEDGLMFFRMMTEDYKIVPWIEHCGCMVDLLSRAGLLTEALGFIRKMPMEPDCVIWNSLLRACQIHKNVVLAELVLNQLTRLVPDDVANYIVLSNIYGASGRWKDAARMKQIAKQKSAEKTPGCSLIEVNSQVVEFFSTDARHPQTWKIYKVLEELTNVLKLPAVEVELIELCMFDS from the coding sequence ATGTTCAAGGGATACAACGCCGCCGGGCTCCGCCGCGGGGCGCTGGCCTTGTTCCGCCGGATGCGGCGCCGCGGCGTGCTGCACAACCGCTTCACTTTTCCCCTCGTGATCAAGTCCTGCTCCGGAGCTTCGGTGGAGGGGGAACAGGTGCATTGCCTCGCGATCAAGAGCGGGGTCGAGGCGTGTGGGTTCGTTGTGCCCGCGTTGATCGAGATGTACTCGAGCGACGGTGCGATCGGATCTGCGCGAAAGGTGTTCGACGCGATGCCGGAGAGAAATGTGGTGACTTGGACCGCAATTATCTCAGCCTACCTCTCGGTTAGCAATGTCCAATCTGCGAGAGAGCTCTTCGATCAAACCGTTGAGCGGGATGTGATACTTTGGAACACCATTGTCTCAGGGTATGCCAGGTGCGGCGACATGGCCACGGCCATGGAGCTCTTTGCTCTGATTCCAGACCCAGACATCATTGCTTGGAACACCATCTTACTTGGCTTTGCCAATGTTGGAAACCTCACAGCTTGCGAATGCCTATTTGGGGAAATGCCTGAAAGAAATGTGTTCTCTTGGAACGGTCTGCTCGGAGGATATGCTCACCATGCACAGTACTACAAGGTTTTGGATGTTTTCAATCAGATGCTCTGCTCGAGCGACGTCAAGGCTAATGATGCCACCCTTGTGACTGTTCTATCAGCGTGCGCGAGATTAGGAGCACTGGAAATGGGAAGATGGATTCATTCGTATGCCAAATCTATTGGATTGAATGCCAATGTTTATGTGGGGAATGGACTCATCGACATGTATGCAAAATGTGGTTGCATAGATGATGCCGTGGAGGTGTACAATGCAATGCCAAGGAGGGATCTTATAACTTGGAATTCCATGATAGGAGGATTGGCAATGCATGGACGAGGAGTAGAGGCTTTGCAGTTGTTTAACAAGATGAAGAGCATAAGTGAGAGACCAGATGGCATCACATTTGTCGGAGTGTTGTCGGCCTGTGTTCACATGGGGTTGGTCGAAGACGGTTTGATGTTCTTTAGAATGATGACTGAGGACTACAAGATTGTTCCTTGGATTGAGCATTGTGGGTGTATGGTGGATCTTCTCAGCCGAGCAGGGTTGCTCACCGAGGCCCTAGGTTTTATCAGGAAGATGCCCATGGAGCCTGATTGTGTTATTTGGAATTCCTTGCTCAGGGCATGCCAAATTCACAAGAATGTGGTGTTGGCTGAGCTTGTTTTGAATCAGTTGACGAGGCTTGTGCCCGATGATGTTGCTAATTACATTGTTCTGTCGAATATTTATGGAGCCAGCGGAAGATGGAAAGATGCGGCAAGGATGAAACAGATCGCAAAACAGAAGAGTGCAGAGAAGACACCAGGCTGCAGCTTGATCGAAGTGAATTCTCAAGTTGTCGAGTTCTTTTCAACAGATGCAAGGCATCCACAAACATGGAAGATTTACAAGGTATTGGAAGAATTGACAAACGTACTAAAGTTACCTGCAGTGGAAGTAGAGCTCATCGAGCTGTGTATGTTTGATTCTTGA
- the LOC121996166 gene encoding probable sugar phosphate/phosphate translocator At3g14410 isoform X1 yields MSNTCSSLSSPAVGLCPSHRRTVELVPPLPISFTFCLVRGGGMARSGRHLRFGGEKAADLIRRCGEGGIIYGCIFLYISVSSGQIFFNKILTIEGGDDFRHIYHISHSNWCHVCNDSLARKYCLPLYISCICSNAESTMPVAVFFLGAAAGLEAMSCKMFTIMLAISIGVVVASYGEISISWVGVVYRMGGVVGEASRLIFMEIFVKKKGVRLNPISMM; encoded by the exons ATGAGCAACACTTGTTCTTCGCTCTCGAGTCCGGCGGTCGGTCTATGCCCTTCCCACCGTCGCACTGTAGAGCTCGTCCCCCCTCTCCCAATATCTTTCACTTTCTGCTTGGTGAGAGGCGGCGGAATGGCTAGATCCGGCCGCCACCTCCGGTTCGGCGGGGAGAAGGCGGCGGACTTGATCCGGAGATGCGGCGAAGGAGGTATCATCTACGGTTGCATTTTCCTCTACATTTCCGTGTCCAGTGGCCAGATCTTCTTCAACAAG ATTTTAACGATTGAAGGGGGGGATGACTTCAGACAT ATATATCACATCAGTCATTCCAATTGGTGCCATGTTTGCAATGACTCTTTGGCTCGGAAATATTGCCTACCTCTATATATCAGTTGCATTTGCTCAAATGCTGAAAGCACTA TGCCTGTTGCTGTGTTTTTCCTTGGAGCTGCAGCAGGCCTTGAAGCAATGAGTTGCAAAATGTTCACGATCATGTTGGCAATCAGCATTGGTGTAGTTGTAGCCTCATATGGGGAGATCAGCATTAGCTGGGTTGGAGTGGTTTACAGGATGGGTGGTGTTGTTGGTGAGGCCTCCAGACTAATCTTCATGGAAATATTTGTGAAGAAAAAGGGTGTGCGACTGAACCCAATATCAATGATGTAG
- the LOC121996166 gene encoding probable sugar phosphate/phosphate translocator At3g14410 isoform X2, whose translation MSNTCSSLSSPAVGLCPSHRRTVELVPPLPISFTFCLVRGGGMARSGRHLRFGGEKAADLIRRCGEGGIIYGCIFLYISVSSGQIFFNKIYHISHSNWCHVCNDSLARKYCLPLYISCICSNAESTMPVAVFFLGAAAGLEAMSCKMFTIMLAISIGVVVASYGEISISWVGVVYRMGGVVGEASRLIFMEIFVKKKGVRLNPISMM comes from the exons ATGAGCAACACTTGTTCTTCGCTCTCGAGTCCGGCGGTCGGTCTATGCCCTTCCCACCGTCGCACTGTAGAGCTCGTCCCCCCTCTCCCAATATCTTTCACTTTCTGCTTGGTGAGAGGCGGCGGAATGGCTAGATCCGGCCGCCACCTCCGGTTCGGCGGGGAGAAGGCGGCGGACTTGATCCGGAGATGCGGCGAAGGAGGTATCATCTACGGTTGCATTTTCCTCTACATTTCCGTGTCCAGTGGCCAGATCTTCTTCAACAAG ATATATCACATCAGTCATTCCAATTGGTGCCATGTTTGCAATGACTCTTTGGCTCGGAAATATTGCCTACCTCTATATATCAGTTGCATTTGCTCAAATGCTGAAAGCACTA TGCCTGTTGCTGTGTTTTTCCTTGGAGCTGCAGCAGGCCTTGAAGCAATGAGTTGCAAAATGTTCACGATCATGTTGGCAATCAGCATTGGTGTAGTTGTAGCCTCATATGGGGAGATCAGCATTAGCTGGGTTGGAGTGGTTTACAGGATGGGTGGTGTTGTTGGTGAGGCCTCCAGACTAATCTTCATGGAAATATTTGTGAAGAAAAAGGGTGTGCGACTGAACCCAATATCAATGATGTAG